In the genome of Andrena cerasifolii isolate SP2316 chromosome 5, iyAndCera1_principal, whole genome shotgun sequence, one region contains:
- the Abl gene encoding tyrosine-protein kinase Abl isoform X5, translating into MGAQQTKERIVPAGSAARQTRKQPRNLKESRLVGSNIFTEHSDGDPPSGSGIQPISQQVNIQQHTGVPSAGLLEAANRWTSKENLLAQEEDDPQLFVALYDFQAGGENQLSLKKGEQVRILSYNKSGEWCEAHSSTGQVGWVPSNYVTPVNSLEKHSWYHGRISRNAAEYLLSSGINGSFLVRESESSPGQRSISLRYEGRVYHYRINEDSEGKMFVTTESKFNTLAELVHHHSMLADGLITQLLYPAPKHNKPTVFPLSPEPDEWEINRTDIVMRHKLGGGQYGDVYEAVWKRYNMTVAVKTLKEDTMALKDFLEEAAIMKEMKHRNLVQLLGVCTREPPFYIITEFMSKGNLLDYLRNESKHQINAVVLMHMATQIASGMSYLESRNFIHRDLAARNCLVGENHLVKVADFGLARLMRDDTYTAHAGAKFPIKWTAPEGLAYNKFSTKSDVWAFGILLWEIATYGMSPYPGVDLTDVYHMLEKGYRMECPPGCPPKVYELMRQCWQWAASDRPTFKEIHHSLENMFQESSITEEVEKQLQGGGEIPLLSYKKSQTGSTGNIHGLVLVSEPLPSSDTTSSVTKLSTFTGGLSSKNNSSIVQMRRSTNKKGKQAPAPPKRTSLLSSCSSFRDSAYQEQDTQNTEMNTMTLDDATDLNGIDKILEGIARDLATMAQRTIAAGGCEIEEDGEGSQGTAEPNFIPPPSTSPEPITGLACPQKQIKPRPYPSKEPLPQKLVQVGALEVQNVKRAINRYGTLPKGARIGAYLESLRQSGMPSNQDSTSVTSAMTPSPMDQHEASLDGSQHRSLSPRQSNLRNQPQMTRSNSSSGVVNTYQPPNSPRGRVVAVRKSNQSDGVGLRTFRVSSNSNFRTASPSRSVQPSLADLEFPPPPADLPPPPDETFPSQEQADLPPPISCAELSQMRNSPLSMRKAKSTDWRTKEEEIEQQEDRNDVSNAEPSVKEASSRFGVNLRRREIQDSICRNSESKRTGFKARIETIEPAAPPEEAPPPPPPPPPPISTCSPPDSFDRKPGMKEMLELKLINEIKQGSETKHGGTTKKNGGVTSSTPSAPLDPASQLLSELCASFNMDSGQRHTQNEYAVSTLKSNEVAQDQQPQQQIHNAHKDSSMPSPVTESILSSGNVGFKLKRVDKRNNPQKEEATDGQIIDFKARLRKVENADKEKPPEERSNVAEQSSESEEQQDDKRRSTGSISSLKKLWENKESCDSQPHSPKLSVRGSGGKQEALDQTEDSPEDHSGASTRSQSSGSKNDVRLWPPPEPEKPAVPAKPLKPLCSSTKHFCSSIYATPNCTKSQHTEDDLSKQSTDSRTAKQAVLELSTLIESSVLNLKSNSTIIMSSWLQLSDKVGLLHGMCANLADSGIAPHARFQFRELLARLELQARQLRAAGTRNVTENTRLLTDLQNTIKDVVNAVQR; encoded by the exons ATGGGTGCTCAACAAACTAAGGAGAGAATCGTTCCTGCCGGCTCTGCTGCGCGACAGACGCGCAAACAGCCAAGGAACCTCAAAGAGTCACGTCTCGTTGGCTCCAATATATTTACGGAGCACAGCG ATGGTGATCCTCCGAGCGGCTCAGGCATTCAGCCAATTTCGCAACAAGTGAATATTCAGCAACATACTGGCGTTCCCTCTGCAGGGCTTCTGGAGGCTGCAAACAG GTGGACCAGTAAAGAGAACCTATTGGCCCAGGAGGAGGACGATCCACAATTGTTTGTTGCTCTGTACGATTTCCAAGCAGGTGGAGAAAATCAGCTCAGTCTTAAAAAAG gAGAACAAGTTCGTATTCTGAGCTATAATAAGAGCGGAGAGTGGTGCGAGGCTCATTCGAGCACTGGTCAAGTGGGTTGGGTTCCCTCGAATTATGTTACCCCGGTAAATTCTCTAGAGAAGCATTCTTGGTATCATGGAAGAATATCTAGAAACGCTGCCGAGTATCTCCTGAGCTCCGGTATAAATGGTAGCTTCTTGGTTCGCGAGTCGGAGAGCAGCCCAGGTCAGCGCAGTATTTCTCTGAGATACGAGGGCAGAGTCTATCATTACAGGATTAATGAAGACAGCGAAGGAAAG ATGTTTGTCACAACTGAAAGCAAGTTTAATACTTTGGCGGAACTAGTGCATCATCACTCGATGCTTGCTGATGGTCTAATCACACAACTACTTTATCCTGCACCAAAGCACAACAAACCCACTGTATTCCCACTTAGTCCAG AACCAGACGAATGGGAAATCAATAGAACGGATATAGTCATGAGGCATAAATTAGGAGGGGGGCAATATGGGGATGTCTATGAAGCTGTGTGGAAGAGGTACAACATGACGGTCGCCGTGAAAACATTAAAG GAGGACACAATGGCTTTAAAAGACTTCTTGGAGGAGGCTGCAATCATGAAAGAGATGAAGCACAGGAATTTAGTTCAGTTATTAGGCGTATGCACCCGTGAGCCACCTTTCTACATTATTACAGAGTTCATGAGCAAGGGGAATCTACTAGACTATCTGCGCAACGAGAGCAAGCATCAAATCAACGCTGTCGTTTTGATGCACATGGCCACACAGATCGCTAGTGGAATGAGCTATCTAGAAAGTAGGAACTTCATCCACAG AGATCTAGCGGCCCGAAACTGCCTAGTGGGTGAAAATCATCTGGTGAAGGTTGCTGACTTCGGTTTGGCCCGGTTGATGAGAGACGACACCTACACGGCTCACGCTGGAGCCAAGTTCCCTATAAAATGGACTGCTCCGGAGGGATTAGCTTACAATAAATTCTCTACGAAG TCGGACGTATGGGCATTTGGAATCTTACTGTGGGAAATAGCAACCTACGGGATGTCTCCGTACCCGGGCGTCGATTTGACGGATGTCTATCACATGTTGGAGAAAGGCTATAGAATGGAGTGCCCTCCGGGATGTCCACCAAAAGTGTACGAACTGATGCGACAATGCTGGCAGTGGGCTGCCTCTGACCGGCCTACGTTCAAGGAGATTCACCACTCTCTTGAAAATATGTTCCAGGAATCCAGTATTACCGAAG AAGTCGAAAAACAGCTGCAAGGTGGAGGGGAAATCCCTTTACTCTCGTACAAAAAGTCTCAAACTGGTAGTACTGGAAATATCCACGGGCTTGTTCTTGTCTCCGAGCCATTACCTTCTTCAG ATACTACCAGCTCTGTAACAAAATTGAGCACGTTCACAGGTGGTTTGTCGAGTAAGAACAATAGTAGCATCGTGCAAATGAGGCGCTCCACGAATAAGAAGGGGAAACAAGCTCCAGCGCCTCCAAAGAGGACAAG CCTGCTGTCGTCGTGCAGTTCGTTCCGCGACTCTGCGTACCAAGAGCAGGATACACAAAATACCGAAATGAACACCATGACTCTCGACGATGCCACGGATCTAAATGGTATTGATAAGATTCTCGAAG GTATTGCGCGAGATCTCGCGACGATGGCTCAACGAACGATTGCTGCAGGAGGCTGCGAAATCGAGGAAGACGGAGAGGGTTCTCAGGGTACGGCAGAACCGAACTTCATCCCCCCACCGTCAACGTCTCCGGAACCCATAACTGGACTAGCCTGTCCTCAAAAACAGATCAAACCAAGACCTTACCCGTCGAAAGAACCATTGCCGCAAAAG CTGGTACAAGTTGGTGCATTAGAGGTGCAGAACGTGAAAAGAGCCATTAATCGTTATGGCACGCTACCAAAAGGTGCTAGGATCGGCGCGTACCTCGAGTCTCTTCGTCAAAGTGGCATGCCATCGAATCAAGATTCTACGTCGGTGACATCTGCCATGACGCCCAGCCCAATGGATCAGCATGAAGCTTCTCTGGATGGTTCACAGCACAGATCGCTCTCTCCTCGTCAAAGTAACTTGCGAAACCAGCCCCAAATGACCCGCAGCAATTCTTCAAGTGGCGTTGTCAATACTTATCAGCCCCCGAATTCTCCCCGTGGCCGAGTAGTTGCCGTCAGAAAGAGCAACCAGTCCGACGGTGTAGGGCTAAGAACTTTTCGagtttcgagtaattcgaaCTTTCGCACTGCGAGCCCCTCGAGATCCGTTCAACCGTCTTTAGCCGATTTGGAATTTCCTCCGCCGCCCGCAGATCTGCCCCCGCCTCCGGACGAAACTTTCCCCAGCCAGGAGCAGGCTGATCTCCCACCTCCTATTTCTTGCGCAGAGCTTAGCCAAATGAGAAATTCTCCTCTTTCTATGAGAAAAGCGAAGAGCACGGATTGGCGCACGAAAGAGGAGGAGATCGAGCAACAGGAGGACAGAAACGACGTTAGTAACGCGGAACCTTCTGTTAAAGAAGCCAGCTCGAGATTTGGAGTAAATCTGAGACGCAGAGAAATTCAAGACAGCATTTGTAGGAACTCTGAAAGCAAAAGAACTGGCTTCAAGGCCAGAATAGAAACAATCGAGCCGGCAGCACCGCCAGAGGAGgcgccaccccctcccccgccgcctCCTCCGCCGATTTCTACGTGTTCGCCCCCGGATAGCTTCGACCGTAAACCTGGCATGAAGGAAATGTTGGAACTCAAGCTGATTAATGAGATTAAACAGGGTTCGGAGACGAAGCACGGCGGGACTACGAAGAAGAACGGAGGAGTCACCAGTAGTACTCCATCCGCACCTCTCGATCCAGCGTCGCAGCTGCTTTCCGAACTCTGTGCCAGCTTTAATATGGATTCTGGACAAAG ACACACCCAAAATGAATACGCCGTGTCAACGTTAAAAAGCAACGAAGTAGCTCAAGATCAACAGCCGCAGCAACAAATTCATAATGCTCACAAGGACTCGTCGATGCCCTCTCCAGTGACAGAGTCCATCCTCTCCAGCGGAAACGTCGGGTTTAAGTTGAAGAGGGTGGACAAGCGGAATAATCCGCAGAAGGAAGAGGCGACCGACGGTCAAATAATCGATTTCAAGGCCAGACTGCGAAAAGTGGAGAACGCGGATAAGGAGAAGCCCCCGGAGGAAAGAAGTAATGTTGCCGAGCAGTCGTCTGAATCGGAAGAGCAACAGGACGACAAGCGTAGAAGTACCGGCAGTATCAGTAGCTTGAAAAAACTTTGGGAGAACAAGGAATCTTGCGACAGTCAGCCGCACAGCCCGAAGCTCAGTGTTCGTGGAAGCGGTGGTAAGCAAGAGGCCCTCGATCAAACCGAGGACTCGCCAGAGGATCACAGTGGAGCCTCGACCCGTAGCCAGAG CTCTGGTAGCAAAAACGACGTTAGACTGTGGCCTCCGCCTGAGCCGGAGAAACCCGCCGTTCCAGCGAAACCGCTGAAACCTCTTTGTTCATCAACGAAACACTTTTGCTCCTCGATCTATGCAACACCGAATTGCACCAAGTCTCAGCATACCGAGGATGATCTAAGTAAGCAAAGCACAGATTCGAGGACCGCGAAGCAGGCCGTGTTGGAGCTTTCAACGTTGATCGAGAGCAGCGTCTTGAATCTGAAAAGTAACTCGACGATAATAATGAGCAGCTGGCTCCAGCTCTCTGACAAGGTAGGACTCTTGCACGGGATGTGTGCGAACCTTGCGGACAGCGGCATCGCGCCACACGCGCGCTTTCAATTCCGCGAACTTCTCGCAAGGTTAGAGCTTCAGGCACGGCAACTACGTGCGGCAGGCACTCGTAATGTCACAGAGAATACAAGACTTCTCACTGACCTCCAGAACACGATAAAAGATGTCGTGAACGCAGTGCAAAGATAA
- the Abl gene encoding tyrosine-protein kinase Abl isoform X2 — MGAQQTKERIVPAGSAARQTRKQPRNLKESRLVGSNIFTEHSALLQSRPLPHIPALPDGDPPSGSGIQPISQQVNIQQHTGVPSAGLLEAANRWTSKENLLAQEEDDPQLFVALYDFQAGGENQLSLKKGEQVRILSYNKSGEWCEAHSSTGQVGWVPSNYVTPVNSLEKHSWYHGRISRNAAEYLLSSGINGSFLVRESESSPGQRSISLRYEGRVYHYRINEDSEGKMFVTTESKFNTLAELVHHHSMLADGLITQLLYPAPKHNKPTVFPLSPEPDEWEINRTDIVMRHKLGGGQYGDVYEAVWKRYNMTVAVKTLKEDTMALKDFLEEAAIMKEMKHRNLVQLLGVCTREPPFYIITEFMSKGNLLDYLRNESKHQINAVVLMHMATQIASGMSYLESRNFIHRDLAARNCLVGENHLVKVADFGLARLMRDDTYTAHAGAKFPIKWTAPEGLAYNKFSTKSDVWAFGILLWEIATYGMSPYPGVDLTDVYHMLEKGYRMECPPGCPPKVYELMRQCWQWAASDRPTFKEIHHSLENMFQESSITEEVEKQLQGGGEIPLLSYKKSQTGSTGNIHGLVLVSEPLPSSDTTSSVTKLSTFTGGLSSKNNSSIVQMRRSTNKKGKQAPAPPKRTSLLSSCSSFRDSAYQEQDTQNTEMNTMTLDDATDLNGIDKILEGIARDLATMAQRTIAAGGCEIEEDGEGSQGTAEPNFIPPPSTSPEPITGLACPQKQIKPRPYPSKEPLPQKLVQVGALEVQNVKRAINRYGTLPKGARIGAYLESLRQSGMPSNQDSTSVTSAMTPSPMDQHEASLDGSQHRSLSPRQSNLRNQPQMTRSNSSSGVVNTYQPPNSPRGRVVAVRKSNQSDGVGLRTFRVSSNSNFRTASPSRSVQPSLADLEFPPPPADLPPPPDETFPSQEQADLPPPISCAELSQMRNSPLSMRKAKSTDWRTKEEEIEQQEDRNDVSNAEPSVKEASSRFGVNLRRREIQDSICRNSESKRTGFKARIETIEPAAPPEEAPPPPPPPPPPISTCSPPDSFDRKPGMKEMLELKLINEIKQGSETKHGGTTKKNGGVTSSTPSAPLDPASQLLSELCASFNMDSGQRHTQNEYAVSTLKSNEVAQDQQPQQQIHNAHKDSSMPSPVTESILSSGNVGFKLKRVDKRNNPQKEEATDGQIIDFKARLRKVENADKEKPPEERSNVAEQSSESEEQQDDKRRSTGSISSLKKLWENKESCDSQPHSPKLSVRGSGGKQEALDQTEDSPEDHSGASTRSQSSGSKNDVRLWPPPEPEKPAVPAKPLKPLCSSTKHFCSSIYATPNCTKSQHTEDDLSKQSTDSRTAKQAVLELSTLIESSVLNLKSNSTIIMSSWLQLSDKVGLLHGMCANLADSGIAPHARFQFRELLARLELQARQLRAAGTRNVTENTRLLTDLQNTIKDVVNAVQR, encoded by the exons ATGGGTGCTCAACAAACTAAGGAGAGAATCGTTCCTGCCGGCTCTGCTGCGCGACAGACGCGCAAACAGCCAAGGAACCTCAAAGAGTCACGTCTCGTTGGCTCCAATATATTTACGGAGCACAGCG CTCTTTTACAAAGTAGACCGCTACCTCACATTCCGGCATTACCAGATGGTGATCCTCCGAGCGGCTCAGGCATTCAGCCAATTTCGCAACAAGTGAATATTCAGCAACATACTGGCGTTCCCTCTGCAGGGCTTCTGGAGGCTGCAAACAG GTGGACCAGTAAAGAGAACCTATTGGCCCAGGAGGAGGACGATCCACAATTGTTTGTTGCTCTGTACGATTTCCAAGCAGGTGGAGAAAATCAGCTCAGTCTTAAAAAAG gAGAACAAGTTCGTATTCTGAGCTATAATAAGAGCGGAGAGTGGTGCGAGGCTCATTCGAGCACTGGTCAAGTGGGTTGGGTTCCCTCGAATTATGTTACCCCGGTAAATTCTCTAGAGAAGCATTCTTGGTATCATGGAAGAATATCTAGAAACGCTGCCGAGTATCTCCTGAGCTCCGGTATAAATGGTAGCTTCTTGGTTCGCGAGTCGGAGAGCAGCCCAGGTCAGCGCAGTATTTCTCTGAGATACGAGGGCAGAGTCTATCATTACAGGATTAATGAAGACAGCGAAGGAAAG ATGTTTGTCACAACTGAAAGCAAGTTTAATACTTTGGCGGAACTAGTGCATCATCACTCGATGCTTGCTGATGGTCTAATCACACAACTACTTTATCCTGCACCAAAGCACAACAAACCCACTGTATTCCCACTTAGTCCAG AACCAGACGAATGGGAAATCAATAGAACGGATATAGTCATGAGGCATAAATTAGGAGGGGGGCAATATGGGGATGTCTATGAAGCTGTGTGGAAGAGGTACAACATGACGGTCGCCGTGAAAACATTAAAG GAGGACACAATGGCTTTAAAAGACTTCTTGGAGGAGGCTGCAATCATGAAAGAGATGAAGCACAGGAATTTAGTTCAGTTATTAGGCGTATGCACCCGTGAGCCACCTTTCTACATTATTACAGAGTTCATGAGCAAGGGGAATCTACTAGACTATCTGCGCAACGAGAGCAAGCATCAAATCAACGCTGTCGTTTTGATGCACATGGCCACACAGATCGCTAGTGGAATGAGCTATCTAGAAAGTAGGAACTTCATCCACAG AGATCTAGCGGCCCGAAACTGCCTAGTGGGTGAAAATCATCTGGTGAAGGTTGCTGACTTCGGTTTGGCCCGGTTGATGAGAGACGACACCTACACGGCTCACGCTGGAGCCAAGTTCCCTATAAAATGGACTGCTCCGGAGGGATTAGCTTACAATAAATTCTCTACGAAG TCGGACGTATGGGCATTTGGAATCTTACTGTGGGAAATAGCAACCTACGGGATGTCTCCGTACCCGGGCGTCGATTTGACGGATGTCTATCACATGTTGGAGAAAGGCTATAGAATGGAGTGCCCTCCGGGATGTCCACCAAAAGTGTACGAACTGATGCGACAATGCTGGCAGTGGGCTGCCTCTGACCGGCCTACGTTCAAGGAGATTCACCACTCTCTTGAAAATATGTTCCAGGAATCCAGTATTACCGAAG AAGTCGAAAAACAGCTGCAAGGTGGAGGGGAAATCCCTTTACTCTCGTACAAAAAGTCTCAAACTGGTAGTACTGGAAATATCCACGGGCTTGTTCTTGTCTCCGAGCCATTACCTTCTTCAG ATACTACCAGCTCTGTAACAAAATTGAGCACGTTCACAGGTGGTTTGTCGAGTAAGAACAATAGTAGCATCGTGCAAATGAGGCGCTCCACGAATAAGAAGGGGAAACAAGCTCCAGCGCCTCCAAAGAGGACAAG CCTGCTGTCGTCGTGCAGTTCGTTCCGCGACTCTGCGTACCAAGAGCAGGATACACAAAATACCGAAATGAACACCATGACTCTCGACGATGCCACGGATCTAAATGGTATTGATAAGATTCTCGAAG GTATTGCGCGAGATCTCGCGACGATGGCTCAACGAACGATTGCTGCAGGAGGCTGCGAAATCGAGGAAGACGGAGAGGGTTCTCAGGGTACGGCAGAACCGAACTTCATCCCCCCACCGTCAACGTCTCCGGAACCCATAACTGGACTAGCCTGTCCTCAAAAACAGATCAAACCAAGACCTTACCCGTCGAAAGAACCATTGCCGCAAAAG CTGGTACAAGTTGGTGCATTAGAGGTGCAGAACGTGAAAAGAGCCATTAATCGTTATGGCACGCTACCAAAAGGTGCTAGGATCGGCGCGTACCTCGAGTCTCTTCGTCAAAGTGGCATGCCATCGAATCAAGATTCTACGTCGGTGACATCTGCCATGACGCCCAGCCCAATGGATCAGCATGAAGCTTCTCTGGATGGTTCACAGCACAGATCGCTCTCTCCTCGTCAAAGTAACTTGCGAAACCAGCCCCAAATGACCCGCAGCAATTCTTCAAGTGGCGTTGTCAATACTTATCAGCCCCCGAATTCTCCCCGTGGCCGAGTAGTTGCCGTCAGAAAGAGCAACCAGTCCGACGGTGTAGGGCTAAGAACTTTTCGagtttcgagtaattcgaaCTTTCGCACTGCGAGCCCCTCGAGATCCGTTCAACCGTCTTTAGCCGATTTGGAATTTCCTCCGCCGCCCGCAGATCTGCCCCCGCCTCCGGACGAAACTTTCCCCAGCCAGGAGCAGGCTGATCTCCCACCTCCTATTTCTTGCGCAGAGCTTAGCCAAATGAGAAATTCTCCTCTTTCTATGAGAAAAGCGAAGAGCACGGATTGGCGCACGAAAGAGGAGGAGATCGAGCAACAGGAGGACAGAAACGACGTTAGTAACGCGGAACCTTCTGTTAAAGAAGCCAGCTCGAGATTTGGAGTAAATCTGAGACGCAGAGAAATTCAAGACAGCATTTGTAGGAACTCTGAAAGCAAAAGAACTGGCTTCAAGGCCAGAATAGAAACAATCGAGCCGGCAGCACCGCCAGAGGAGgcgccaccccctcccccgccgcctCCTCCGCCGATTTCTACGTGTTCGCCCCCGGATAGCTTCGACCGTAAACCTGGCATGAAGGAAATGTTGGAACTCAAGCTGATTAATGAGATTAAACAGGGTTCGGAGACGAAGCACGGCGGGACTACGAAGAAGAACGGAGGAGTCACCAGTAGTACTCCATCCGCACCTCTCGATCCAGCGTCGCAGCTGCTTTCCGAACTCTGTGCCAGCTTTAATATGGATTCTGGACAAAG ACACACCCAAAATGAATACGCCGTGTCAACGTTAAAAAGCAACGAAGTAGCTCAAGATCAACAGCCGCAGCAACAAATTCATAATGCTCACAAGGACTCGTCGATGCCCTCTCCAGTGACAGAGTCCATCCTCTCCAGCGGAAACGTCGGGTTTAAGTTGAAGAGGGTGGACAAGCGGAATAATCCGCAGAAGGAAGAGGCGACCGACGGTCAAATAATCGATTTCAAGGCCAGACTGCGAAAAGTGGAGAACGCGGATAAGGAGAAGCCCCCGGAGGAAAGAAGTAATGTTGCCGAGCAGTCGTCTGAATCGGAAGAGCAACAGGACGACAAGCGTAGAAGTACCGGCAGTATCAGTAGCTTGAAAAAACTTTGGGAGAACAAGGAATCTTGCGACAGTCAGCCGCACAGCCCGAAGCTCAGTGTTCGTGGAAGCGGTGGTAAGCAAGAGGCCCTCGATCAAACCGAGGACTCGCCAGAGGATCACAGTGGAGCCTCGACCCGTAGCCAGAG CTCTGGTAGCAAAAACGACGTTAGACTGTGGCCTCCGCCTGAGCCGGAGAAACCCGCCGTTCCAGCGAAACCGCTGAAACCTCTTTGTTCATCAACGAAACACTTTTGCTCCTCGATCTATGCAACACCGAATTGCACCAAGTCTCAGCATACCGAGGATGATCTAAGTAAGCAAAGCACAGATTCGAGGACCGCGAAGCAGGCCGTGTTGGAGCTTTCAACGTTGATCGAGAGCAGCGTCTTGAATCTGAAAAGTAACTCGACGATAATAATGAGCAGCTGGCTCCAGCTCTCTGACAAGGTAGGACTCTTGCACGGGATGTGTGCGAACCTTGCGGACAGCGGCATCGCGCCACACGCGCGCTTTCAATTCCGCGAACTTCTCGCAAGGTTAGAGCTTCAGGCACGGCAACTACGTGCGGCAGGCACTCGTAATGTCACAGAGAATACAAGACTTCTCACTGACCTCCAGAACACGATAAAAGATGTCGTGAACGCAGTGCAAAGATAA